In a genomic window of Cynocephalus volans isolate mCynVol1 chromosome 1, mCynVol1.pri, whole genome shotgun sequence:
- the MAP6D1 gene encoding MAP6 domain-containing protein 1, translating into MAWPCISRLCCLARRWNQLDRSDVAVPLTLHSYSDLESEEPGPGGAASRRGATSSGARDPGRDVPLTQYQRDFGVWTAPAGPRDAPQGRGRGAAGRRGKLSAPSAPGAQGVYVLPIGDADAAVAATTSYRQEFQAWTGVKPSRSTKAKPARVITTHTSEWDSSPGASFQVPEVRQKFTPNPSAIFQASATRILNV; encoded by the exons ATGGCGTGGCCCTGCATCAGCCGCCTGTGCTGCCTGGCGCGGCGCTGGAATCAGCTGGACCGCTCCGACGTGGCGGTGCCGCTGACCCTGCACAGCTACTCGGACCTCGAGAGTGAGGAGCCGGGCCCGGGCGGCGCCGCCTCGCGCAGGGGCGCGACCTCCTCGGGCGCCCGGGACCCGGGTCGGGACGTGCCGCTCACTCAGTACCAGCGAGACTTCGGCGTGTGGACCGCACCTGCCGGGCCCCGAGATGCGCCGCAGGGGCGCGGGCGAGGGGCGGCCGGCCGCAGGGGTAAGCTCTCCGCGCCCTCTGCGCCCGGCGCCCAGGGGGTCTACGTGCTCCCCATCGGCGACGCGGACGCGGCTGTAGCAGCGACCACCTCGTACAG ACAGGAATTCCAGGCTTGGACTGGAGTGAAGCCCTCAAGATCCACAAAGGCAAAACCAGCCAGAGTCATCACAACCCACACCTCTGAGTGGGACAGCAGCCCTGGGGCCAGCTTCCAG GTCCCCGAGGTGAGGCAGAAGTTCACTCCGAACCCCTCAGCCATCTTTCAGGCATCGGCTACCCGGATTCTGAACGTGTGA